The following proteins are co-located in the Methanobacterium sp. Maddingley MBC34 genome:
- a CDS encoding tRNA intron endonuclease (PFAM: tRNA intron endonuclease, catalytic C-terminal domain; tRNA intron endonuclease, N-terminal domain~TIGRFAM: tRNA intron endonuclease), which yields MDAELIGELVIIKDKKAVALSEKSHYGKFNQDELQLSLMEAFYLQEKGKIKILDKKNQDKVISLDEMHELIQDKDLIYRYMVYRDLRNRGYIVKTGFKYGSEFRLYERGKSPGDGHSDFVVKVVTENQNISVLDFSSYVRVAHGVNKKLLLAVVDDEQDITYYNVEWTRP from the coding sequence ATGGATGCAGAGTTAATTGGAGAACTAGTAATTATCAAAGATAAAAAAGCAGTTGCCCTCAGTGAAAAAAGTCATTATGGTAAGTTCAACCAGGATGAACTGCAACTTTCATTAATGGAGGCATTTTACCTCCAGGAAAAGGGAAAAATAAAGATTCTTGATAAAAAAAACCAGGATAAAGTTATTTCCCTGGATGAAATGCATGAACTCATACAAGACAAAGACCTCATATACAGATACATGGTCTATAGAGACCTCAGAAATAGAGGATACATTGTTAAAACTGGTTTCAAATATGGTTCAGAGTTCAGATTATACGAAAGGGGTAAATCCCCTGGTGACGGTCATTCCGACTTTGTGGTGAAGGTGGTAACAGAAAACCAGAACATATCAGTACTTGATTTTTCCAGTTACGTTCGTGTGGCCCACGGAGTTAACAAAAAACTTTTACTAGCAGTGGTGGATGATGAACAGGACATCACCTACTACAATGTTGAGTGGACCCGACCATAA
- a CDS encoding shikimate 5-dehydrogenase (PFAM: Shikimate dehydrogenase substrate binding domain; Shikimate / quinate 5-dehydrogenase~TIGRFAM: shikimate 5-dehydrogenase) encodes MGIMGDPVEHSLSPPMHNAAFHQLKLDYVYVPFHVKRGNLAPAILGARNMGIKGLNLTIPHKIEVINYLDELDEAAELIGAVNTVKFTENNAIGYNTDGFGAVKAIEEATPVKGKKIIIIGAGGAARAISFQLLLSGVGEVLIANRTLEKACNLKNDLKETFNTSLGCLGLEDELKLELKDADVLINTTPVGMHPHQDDEPVVTSDMMHSDLVVNDIVYNPLETGILREAGKAGAQIVPGTKMLIYQGLEAFRIWIGITPPVEVFEAALMRELGY; translated from the coding sequence ATGGGTATAATGGGAGATCCTGTAGAACACAGCTTATCCCCTCCCATGCACAACGCAGCCTTCCATCAACTTAAACTGGACTATGTTTACGTTCCTTTTCATGTCAAGCGTGGAAACCTGGCCCCTGCTATTCTTGGAGCCCGGAACATGGGAATTAAAGGTCTTAATCTGACCATACCTCATAAAATAGAAGTTATTAACTACCTGGATGAACTGGATGAGGCAGCAGAACTGATAGGTGCAGTGAACACAGTGAAGTTCACAGAAAATAATGCTATTGGTTACAATACTGATGGTTTTGGTGCAGTGAAGGCTATTGAAGAAGCAACACCAGTTAAGGGTAAAAAAATAATCATAATTGGTGCAGGTGGTGCAGCGAGGGCAATATCCTTCCAGTTACTCCTGAGTGGAGTGGGGGAAGTTTTAATAGCAAACCGCACCCTTGAAAAAGCCTGTAACTTAAAAAATGATCTGAAAGAAACATTCAACACTTCATTAGGTTGTTTGGGACTGGAAGATGAACTTAAACTGGAACTTAAGGATGCAGATGTGCTCATTAACACCACACCCGTGGGAATGCACCCCCACCAGGATGATGAGCCAGTGGTGACCAGTGATATGATGCATTCTGATCTGGTGGTTAACGACATTGTTTACAACCCCCTCGAAACAGGAATCCTCCGTGAAGCAGGTAAAGCTGGTGCCCAGATTGTTCCGGGCACTAAAATGTTAATTTACCAGGGATTGGAGGCCTTTCGCATCTGGATCGGCATAACTCCACCGGTTGAAGTGTTTGAAGCAGCGCTGATGAGGGAACTTGGTTACTGA
- a CDS encoding 6-phospho 3-hexuloisomerase (PFAM: SIS domain~TIGRFAM: 6-phospho 3-hexuloisomerase): protein MEYIKKTAEGIAKHALEVIGRIDEEQVELMIQCITDSNSTFIVGSGRSELVGKSFAMRLMHLGFKVYVVGDVTTPALTEKDCLIAISGSGETKTVTLAAETAREVGTKVVGVTTDLESTLSKNSDVVVNIDSKSKVPWKYYTSHVLKGNYDDLTPMGTLFEDSTHLFLDGLIAEFMVRLGKKENDLQKLHARD from the coding sequence ATGGAATATATAAAAAAAACCGCAGAAGGAATAGCCAAACACGCCCTGGAGGTTATAGGCCGCATTGATGAGGAACAGGTGGAACTGATGATCCAGTGTATCACTGATTCTAATTCCACATTCATTGTGGGAAGTGGACGGTCTGAACTGGTGGGTAAATCATTTGCAATGCGCCTGATGCACCTTGGATTTAAAGTATACGTGGTAGGCGATGTAACCACCCCGGCCCTCACTGAAAAAGACTGTCTCATTGCTATTTCAGGATCAGGGGAAACCAAGACCGTGACTCTTGCCGCTGAAACTGCCAGGGAAGTAGGAACCAAAGTGGTGGGAGTAACCACCGACCTTGAATCCACCCTCAGCAAAAATTCAGATGTGGTAGTTAACATTGATAGTAAGAGTAAAGTTCCCTGGAAGTACTACACATCACATGTTCTCAAGGGAAATTACGATGATCTTACTCCAATGGGAACTCTTTTCGAAGACAGCACCCATCTATTTCTGGATGGTCTTATAGCCGAGTTCATGGTACGTTTGGGTAAAAAAGAAAATGATCTACAAAAGTTACACGCCAGAGATTGA
- a CDS encoding RNA ligase partner, MJ_950 family (PFAM: UPF0278 family~TIGRFAM: RNA ligase partner, MJ_950 family), translating to MIAKQRFVLDTTAFTDNQLRDDYGDGELDKTVEVLLDLIARSRIKLNMSCHMPPVTYKEFTDYITRYDCPQSIMIKAETWIVKKTPNRYDTKIPSEIFFEYVQDMRERMNKGMRISESAVWEAAVESMVMMSRGEKKTQIEMEVIGKAIKDFRKRYRAALRKGTLDSAPDLDVLLLAKELGAGVVAADEGIKIWAERLGLRFLSAKSFPKMLKEYLKYYE from the coding sequence ATGATCGCCAAACAACGGTTTGTTTTAGATACAACTGCCTTTACTGATAATCAGTTAAGGGATGATTATGGAGATGGAGAACTGGACAAGACTGTGGAGGTCCTCCTGGATCTCATAGCACGTTCCAGGATAAAGCTCAATATGAGCTGCCACATGCCCCCGGTTACCTATAAGGAATTCACTGATTACATAACCCGCTATGACTGTCCCCAAAGCATCATGATTAAGGCTGAGACATGGATTGTTAAAAAAACTCCCAACCGCTACGACACCAAGATACCCTCGGAGATATTCTTTGAATATGTGCAGGACATGCGTGAAAGGATGAACAAAGGTATGCGCATCTCGGAAAGTGCAGTGTGGGAGGCAGCAGTGGAATCCATGGTTATGATGTCCCGTGGAGAGAAAAAGACCCAGATCGAGATGGAAGTCATTGGAAAGGCCATTAAAGACTTCAGAAAACGTTATAGGGCAGCACTCAGAAAAGGAACCCTTGACAGCGCCCCTGACTTGGACGTGCTCCTCTTAGCCAAGGAGTTGGGAGCAGGAGTAGTGGCTGCAGATGAGGGTATCAAAATCTGGGCAGAAAGACTCGGACTCCGCTTTTTAAGCGCCAAATCATTCCCAAAAATGCTCAAAGAGTACCTTAAATACTACGAGTGA
- a CDS encoding NADP oxidoreductase (PFAM: NADP oxidoreductase coenzyme F420-dependent~TIGRFAM: NADPH-dependent F420 reductase) produces MKIGIIGGTGDQGLGLALRFAKRGEQVIIGSRDVKKAENAVNLIENMLKSDECPNVRGMTNEEACREADLVILTVPLQAQMVTLKSIKDHVDGKILIDATVPMESCLGGSPVRYVNMWDGSAAERTANFLKDKNVRVVSAFNNISAASLTNIENNIDCDCLISGDDTEAKEEAMKLAEKIPGVRAIDCGPLENARIVEKITPLLINLNIRNKIKLAGIRITGL; encoded by the coding sequence TTGAAAATTGGAATAATAGGTGGAACTGGAGATCAGGGACTTGGATTGGCACTTAGATTTGCAAAAAGAGGAGAACAAGTAATCATCGGCTCGAGGGATGTTAAAAAGGCCGAGAACGCTGTTAACCTCATTGAAAACATGTTAAAATCTGATGAATGTCCCAATGTGAGGGGGATGACCAATGAGGAAGCATGCAGGGAAGCAGATCTTGTGATTTTAACCGTTCCCCTTCAGGCACAGATGGTTACCCTTAAATCTATCAAAGACCATGTTGATGGTAAAATTTTAATTGATGCCACTGTCCCCATGGAAAGCTGCCTGGGTGGTAGTCCAGTAAGATATGTGAATATGTGGGATGGTTCTGCTGCTGAAAGAACTGCTAACTTCCTTAAAGATAAAAATGTGAGGGTGGTTTCAGCCTTTAACAATATCAGTGCCGCCAGTCTGACTAACATTGAAAACAATATCGATTGTGACTGCCTCATCTCTGGAGACGATACTGAAGCCAAGGAAGAAGCCATGAAACTGGCAGAGAAAATACCAGGAGTAAGGGCCATTGATTGCGGGCCTCTGGAAAATGCCAGGATAGTTGAAAAAATAACCCCACTACTCATAAACCTCAACATACGTAATAAAATAAAACTGGCCGGTATCAGGATAACTGGACTATAA
- a CDS encoding sugar phosphate isomerase/epimerase (PFAM: Xylose isomerase-like TIM barrel) has translation MKIGVSTLALYPQPLEGVLECLEERNIEYCEIINEYPYHEIEDDLLDSHQIKLTVHSPLSDINLASHNQSIRDSSIEEVKKSMDRAVAWNTDLVVVHPGSMPIMGRKIEEKILKYNLESLTECSRYASDLGLYMCVENMPVIESLLYQDLNELNSLLEEIDAYMTLDVGHAHNSGFSSSDMFDYPLIKHVHLSDNDGTFDQHNALGTGSIDFDLLFKSIKDSRYDGVLVVEVKDPQDVARSLDFIEKML, from the coding sequence ATGAAAATTGGTGTTTCAACCCTGGCCCTGTATCCCCAACCATTGGAAGGAGTGCTGGAGTGTCTGGAAGAAAGGAATATTGAATACTGTGAAATAATCAACGAATATCCCTACCATGAAATCGAAGATGATTTATTAGATTCACATCAAATTAAGCTGACTGTGCATTCACCCCTCTCTGATATAAACCTGGCATCACATAACCAGTCCATTCGTGATTCATCAATTGAAGAGGTTAAAAAGTCCATGGACCGGGCTGTTGCGTGGAATACGGATTTAGTGGTGGTACATCCGGGTAGCATGCCCATCATGGGGAGAAAAATAGAAGAAAAAATATTGAAGTACAACCTGGAATCCTTAACCGAATGTTCTCGCTATGCAAGTGACCTTGGTCTTTACATGTGCGTGGAGAACATGCCAGTGATAGAAAGTCTGCTCTATCAGGATTTAAATGAATTAAATTCTCTTTTGGAAGAAATTGATGCATATATGACCCTGGATGTGGGGCATGCTCATAATTCTGGTTTTTCCTCATCCGATATGTTTGATTATCCTCTAATTAAACATGTTCATCTCAGTGACAATGACGGAACATTCGACCAGCACAATGCCCTGGGCACTGGAAGTATAGACTTTGATTTACTCTTTAAAAGTATTAAAGACTCCAGATATGATGGGGTTCTGGTGGTGGAAGTTAAAGATCCCCAGGATGTTGCCCGTAGTCTTGATTTCATTGAAAAAATGCTTTAA
- a CDS encoding tryptophanyl-tRNA synthetase (PFAM: tRNA synthetases class I (W and Y)~TIGRFAM: tryptophanyl-tRNA synthetase) yields the protein MIDPWSSAIVNYEKLIEEFGIKPFHDLLGDIDDPHILMRRGVIFGHRDYGRIVKAIREKSNFAVVTGMMPSGKMHIGHKMIVDQLIWYQEKGAEIYIPIADMESYSARGIDFPEAKRIAIAEYVTNYIALGLDPDNENLHIYLQSENKIVGDLAYKLAKRVNMNEMKAIYGFSGSTNIGHIYAPMIQVADILHPQLEEYGGPKPTVVPVGPDQDPHIRLTRDIAERFQSQFKFITPSSTYHRFITGLTGGKMSSSKPKTAIFLSDNPEVAEKKLKTAKTGGRESLEEQKKMGGVPEDCVVYEMLLYHLVQSDSQLKKIHQQCREGSIMCGECKARAAELMKDFFKSLEKKREKARDKAETMLET from the coding sequence TTGATAGATCCATGGAGCTCAGCCATTGTAAACTATGAAAAACTCATAGAAGAATTTGGAATAAAACCATTTCACGACCTTTTAGGCGACATAGACGACCCACACATCCTCATGCGCAGGGGGGTTATATTCGGACATCGTGATTATGGTAGAATTGTTAAGGCCATCCGCGAAAAAAGTAACTTCGCAGTGGTCACCGGTATGATGCCCAGTGGCAAGATGCACATTGGCCATAAGATGATCGTGGACCAGCTCATCTGGTATCAGGAAAAGGGTGCCGAGATTTACATCCCCATTGCGGACATGGAATCATACTCCGCCAGAGGAATCGATTTTCCAGAGGCCAAAAGGATTGCCATTGCGGAATACGTCACGAACTACATCGCCCTGGGACTGGACCCAGATAATGAGAATTTACACATCTACCTGCAATCAGAGAATAAAATAGTGGGAGATTTAGCCTATAAACTGGCAAAAAGAGTTAACATGAATGAAATGAAGGCCATTTATGGTTTTTCAGGCTCCACTAATATAGGCCATATCTACGCACCAATGATACAGGTAGCAGACATACTGCACCCCCAACTGGAAGAATATGGAGGCCCCAAACCCACCGTGGTTCCAGTAGGGCCCGATCAGGACCCTCACATACGTCTCACCAGAGATATTGCCGAACGTTTCCAGTCACAGTTTAAATTCATAACTCCATCTTCTACTTACCACCGTTTCATCACCGGCTTAACCGGGGGTAAAATGTCCAGCAGCAAACCAAAAACTGCCATATTCTTGAGTGACAACCCAGAAGTGGCTGAAAAAAAATTAAAAACTGCTAAAACCGGTGGAAGGGAAAGTTTAGAGGAACAGAAGAAGATGGGTGGTGTCCCAGAGGATTGTGTGGTCTACGAGATGTTGCTTTACCATCTAGTCCAGTCAGACTCCCAGTTAAAAAAGATTCACCAGCAATGCAGAGAAGGTAGTATTATGTGTGGTGAGTGTAAGGCCCGGGCAGCAGAGCTAATGAAAGATTTCTTTAAAAGTCTGGAGAAGAAAAGAGAAAAAGCTAGGGATAAAGCCGAAACTATGCTAGAAACATAA
- a CDS encoding phosphoribosyl-AMP cyclohydrolase (PFAM: Phosphoribosyl-AMP cyclohydrolase), translating to MDVPELNYRHVVNGEKLVIAIAQDHENGEVLMVAYMNRDAFNKTIETGKAHYWSTSRKQLWFKGESSGHVQEVKEIFTDCDQDAVLLKVKQLGAACHEGYYSCFFREIVDNGRKLEIVKERVFAPEKVYGDK from the coding sequence ATGGATGTACCAGAGCTTAACTACCGTCATGTGGTTAATGGAGAAAAACTGGTTATAGCCATAGCCCAGGACCATGAAAATGGTGAGGTGCTCATGGTTGCCTACATGAATCGTGATGCTTTCAATAAGACAATTGAAACCGGTAAAGCCCACTACTGGAGCACCAGCCGTAAGCAGTTATGGTTCAAGGGGGAAAGCTCAGGTCATGTGCAGGAAGTAAAAGAAATCTTCACTGACTGTGACCAGGATGCAGTACTCCTCAAGGTGAAACAACTGGGTGCAGCATGCCATGAGGGTTATTATTCATGTTTCTTCAGAGAAATTGTAGATAATGGGCGGAAACTCGAAATTGTTAAAGAAAGAGTTTTTGCACCTGAAAAAGTTTATGGAGATAAATAG
- a CDS encoding putative metal-dependent hydrolase (urease superfamily) (PFAM: TatD related DNase), translated as MDNIPSTDNHIHVDPINGEGPLEVALKFHRSGGTAMIIPNKPTWTVSPQCDFKEAMELVVGYVDEINRETEVKAFAVVGAHPAELSRRVEAGMELSQAEELMKGALETAQQMVMEKKAVGIGEIGRPHYPVTPEEMEVHNRLMVYAMELAREADCPVQLHTETSTEEQFREFARMASKAGLKKNKVIKHFSGPLVLPEENHGLTPSLIASGDVMREALKKGKNFLMETDYLDDRTRPGAVMGPRTVPRRTRKLINSGLITEEDAYQIHVERVEKLYNVEMDF; from the coding sequence ATGGACAACATACCATCCACAGATAATCACATTCATGTAGACCCCATAAACGGTGAGGGGCCACTTGAAGTTGCCCTGAAGTTTCACCGGTCTGGGGGAACTGCCATGATCATTCCCAACAAACCCACCTGGACAGTGAGTCCCCAGTGTGATTTTAAAGAAGCAATGGAACTGGTGGTGGGATACGTGGATGAAATTAACCGGGAAACTGAGGTTAAGGCCTTTGCAGTGGTGGGGGCCCATCCTGCTGAGCTCAGCCGCCGTGTGGAAGCCGGGATGGAACTGTCCCAGGCCGAGGAACTCATGAAGGGTGCCCTGGAAACAGCCCAGCAAATGGTAATGGAAAAAAAAGCAGTGGGAATTGGTGAAATAGGCAGGCCACATTATCCTGTCACTCCAGAGGAGATGGAAGTACACAACCGCCTTATGGTTTATGCCATGGAACTGGCCCGGGAAGCGGACTGCCCGGTGCAGCTGCACACTGAAACTTCTACAGAAGAACAGTTCAGGGAATTTGCGAGAATGGCCAGTAAAGCTGGTCTGAAGAAAAATAAGGTTATAAAACATTTCTCAGGGCCATTGGTTCTACCGGAGGAAAACCATGGACTCACCCCATCTCTCATTGCTAGTGGAGATGTGATGAGAGAGGCTCTAAAGAAGGGTAAGAATTTCCTCATGGAAACTGATTACCTTGACGACCGTACCCGGCCTGGAGCGGTCATGGGGCCCAGGACAGTTCCCCGCAGAACGCGGAAGTTAATAAATTCTGGTCTCATAACTGAGGAAGATGCCTACCAGATCCATGTGGAACGGGTGGAGAAGCTTTACAATGTGGAGATGGATTTCTAG
- a CDS encoding ATPase (PilT family) (PFAM: KH domain; Type II/IV secretion system protein; PIN domain) produces MRIVPDTSVIVDGRITRIVQEKDYQGCEVIVPEAVVSELENQANKGRDSGYNGLEELKNLQKLHSHGTIHLSYVGRRPTLEEISLARGGEIDAMIRATAGDNKATLITSDKVQKEVAEAQGLNAVYLKPEMLEYGDIEVTKYFDKNTMSVHLKENVVPMAKKGKPGNTKLVRIRSKPLTRGHIEYMAREIVERAKSDFKSFIEIEREGATVVQFREYRISIARPPFSDGIEITIVRPVAKVSIDSYRLPDQLIDRLTNSAKGILIAGPPGAGKTTFAQAVAEFYQKLGTIVKTMESPRDLQVGDEITQYAPLEKDMGKTADILLLVRPDYTIYDELRKTNDFRIFADMRLAGVGMIGVVHATRPIDAIQRIIGRVELGMIPSIVDTTIYIDEGKVAAIYDVKLMVKVPSGMVEADLSRPVIEIRDFETGDLVHEIYTYGEQTIVMDVGQTKMEKTPIQKMAEREIIKEVKKRVPGRVEVEMKSDRRAAVWVDEDSIPKLIGRKGKNIDELEHKVGISIGVEPLQAKTNTHKHTNTQTKTSTQTKTLQKREHIPELLSSEYVPVKVEMSGNYVVLNFGRDVVGTPFDILVDNDYLFTATVGKKGTIKIKSDIELAEIILNARKSNLSIQARIRRE; encoded by the coding sequence ATGAGAATTGTTCCAGATACAAGTGTTATAGTTGATGGTAGGATCACCCGCATAGTCCAAGAAAAAGATTATCAGGGCTGTGAGGTGATAGTACCCGAAGCAGTTGTATCTGAATTAGAAAACCAGGCCAATAAAGGGAGAGATAGTGGATATAATGGTTTGGAAGAGCTTAAAAATTTGCAGAAACTGCACAGTCATGGTACCATACACCTGAGTTATGTGGGGCGCAGACCCACCCTGGAAGAGATATCCCTGGCCAGGGGAGGAGAAATCGATGCCATGATCAGAGCAACAGCAGGAGATAATAAAGCAACCCTCATAACCAGTGATAAGGTTCAAAAGGAAGTGGCTGAAGCTCAGGGCCTCAATGCAGTGTACCTTAAACCAGAGATGCTGGAGTATGGTGACATCGAAGTAACCAAATATTTCGATAAAAATACCATGTCCGTCCATTTAAAAGAGAACGTAGTCCCCATGGCCAAAAAGGGGAAACCAGGCAATACCAAACTGGTTCGCATCAGATCCAAACCCCTCACCAGAGGACATATTGAATACATGGCCCGTGAAATAGTGGAACGGGCTAAAAGTGATTTTAAAAGTTTTATTGAAATTGAAAGGGAAGGAGCCACAGTGGTGCAGTTCAGGGAGTACCGTATCTCCATTGCCAGACCCCCATTTTCTGATGGTATTGAAATCACCATTGTAAGACCAGTGGCCAAGGTATCCATAGACAGCTACCGCCTACCTGATCAATTAATTGACAGATTAACTAACAGTGCCAAAGGAATACTCATTGCAGGCCCCCCTGGAGCGGGTAAAACCACCTTTGCCCAAGCAGTAGCCGAGTTCTATCAAAAGTTAGGGACCATTGTCAAAACCATGGAATCACCACGGGACCTGCAGGTGGGAGATGAAATCACCCAGTACGCACCTCTGGAAAAGGATATGGGGAAAACCGCCGACATATTACTTTTGGTAAGACCAGATTACACCATATACGATGAACTGCGTAAAACCAATGATTTCCGTATCTTTGCAGATATGCGTCTGGCTGGTGTGGGTATGATCGGAGTGGTCCACGCCACACGACCTATTGATGCCATTCAGAGGATCATTGGACGGGTTGAACTGGGTATGATTCCATCCATTGTGGACACCACCATCTACATTGACGAAGGAAAAGTAGCCGCTATTTACGACGTTAAACTAATGGTTAAAGTTCCCAGTGGAATGGTAGAAGCGGATCTTTCCAGACCAGTCATTGAAATCCGGGACTTTGAAACCGGAGACCTGGTTCACGAGATCTACACCTACGGAGAACAGACCATTGTCATGGATGTGGGCCAGACAAAAATGGAAAAAACCCCCATCCAGAAAATGGCGGAAAGGGAAATCATCAAGGAAGTCAAGAAAAGGGTTCCCGGCAGGGTGGAAGTGGAAATGAAATCCGACCGCAGAGCCGCAGTATGGGTTGATGAAGATTCCATTCCTAAACTCATAGGAAGAAAAGGAAAAAATATTGACGAATTAGAACATAAGGTCGGTATAAGTATTGGTGTGGAACCTCTGCAAGCAAAAACAAACACACACAAACACACAAACACACAAACAAAAACTAGCACACAAACAAAAACCCTGCAAAAAAGAGAACACATCCCGGAACTGTTATCATCAGAATATGTCCCAGTTAAAGTGGAAATGTCTGGTAACTATGTGGTTTTGAATTTTGGTAGAGATGTGGTGGGTACTCCCTTCGATATTCTGGTGGATAATGATTACCTTTTCACCGCTACTGTGGGTAAAAAAGGCACTATTAAAATAAAAAGTGATATTGAACTGGCTGAGATAATTCTTAACGCCAGAAAGAGTAATCTCTCTATTCAAGCCAGGATCAGAAGAGAATAA
- a CDS encoding histidyl-tRNA synthetase/ATP phosphoribosyltransferase, regulatory subunit (PFAM: Anticodon binding domain; tRNA synthetase class II core domain (G, H, P, S and T)~TIGRFAM: ATP phosphoribosyltransferase, regulatory subunit; histidyl-tRNA synthetase) yields the protein MELQKPRGTRDFLFKEMKERKIVENTMRKVFETYGYQEIKTPIFEDLSLFTLKSGEGIIEEIYNFQDKGGRNLALRPELTAPVARIYLNKLQKAAKPLKMYYFGSCFRYERPQAGRFRQFWQLGCELIGGKSPDSEAEIIAMAAHCLEELNLEDYQIHLGNLGILRGILSQNSVSADQQDQIMALIDKGDVKELEKLLRDLKLPENSKNILLELVGMQGHQDIIDTVKNIINDYPDALKSLKELETLLEMLEAFGFTDYTVNLGIARGLDYYTGTVFEIYVEGLGAQKQISGGGTYNLIEIFGGEKVESTGFAFGFDRVMEALKIQENGTQVERRVDVFITPISSEMKLKAFEIAQNLRKSGISTDVELAGRKLKKTLSFASNSGAKFVVLVGARELEENKVTIKDMESGDQEQIPLEMVKDILLDRINKE from the coding sequence ATGGAACTGCAAAAACCAAGAGGAACTCGTGATTTCCTCTTTAAGGAGATGAAAGAAAGAAAAATCGTTGAAAACACCATGAGAAAAGTGTTTGAAACCTACGGTTACCAGGAGATTAAAACTCCCATCTTCGAGGATCTTTCCCTTTTCACCCTCAAATCAGGTGAAGGAATAATAGAAGAAATATACAACTTCCAGGACAAAGGTGGAAGGAATCTGGCACTTAGACCAGAATTAACAGCACCAGTAGCCAGAATATACTTGAATAAACTACAAAAAGCTGCTAAACCTCTTAAAATGTACTATTTTGGGAGTTGCTTCCGTTATGAAAGGCCACAAGCGGGACGTTTCCGTCAATTCTGGCAGCTGGGATGTGAACTCATCGGAGGAAAATCTCCGGACTCTGAAGCTGAGATCATTGCCATGGCAGCCCACTGCCTGGAAGAACTGAACCTGGAAGATTACCAGATACACCTGGGCAATCTTGGAATTTTAAGGGGAATTCTCAGTCAGAACAGTGTTTCAGCCGACCAGCAGGATCAGATCATGGCCCTTATAGATAAGGGAGATGTTAAAGAACTGGAAAAGTTACTGAGAGATCTTAAACTACCTGAAAACTCAAAGAACATCCTCCTGGAATTAGTTGGTATGCAGGGACATCAAGATATAATTGATACAGTGAAAAACATAATAAATGATTACCCTGATGCCTTAAAATCACTGAAAGAACTTGAAACACTACTGGAAATGTTAGAAGCCTTTGGTTTTACTGATTATACCGTGAATCTGGGTATTGCCCGTGGACTGGATTACTACACCGGAACTGTTTTTGAGATCTATGTGGAAGGCCTGGGAGCTCAGAAACAAATAAGTGGTGGGGGAACCTATAATTTAATAGAGATTTTCGGTGGCGAGAAGGTTGAATCCACTGGATTCGCCTTTGGCTTCGACCGAGTTATGGAAGCACTTAAAATACAGGAAAATGGCACTCAAGTCGAAAGACGGGTGGATGTTTTCATAACCCCCATATCTTCAGAAATGAAACTCAAAGCCTTTGAAATAGCTCAGAACTTAAGAAAGTCAGGTATTTCAACTGATGTGGAATTGGCTGGACGGAAACTTAAGAAAACCCTATCATTTGCCAGTAATTCCGGAGCGAAGTTTGTGGTTCTGGTAGGTGCCCGTGAACTGGAAGAAAATAAAGTCACCATTAAAGACATGGAATCCGGAGATCAAGAGCAAATACCTCTTGAAATGGTTAAAGATATTTTATTAGACCGGATTAATAAGGAATGA